In one Candidatus Planktophila versatilis genomic region, the following are encoded:
- a CDS encoding cytochrome P450: protein MVFQDPPEHTRLRRLISKSFTPRSINALEPKIEAIVSNLLDEAMKKETFNLVDEFSFQLPAMVICELLGIPLEKQWDLKRWSDGVAGFTASARITHEQAAYAEEVAREAEEYLMGFFEQVRKTPNDGLLSRIINSQGAEDGLTDKEIVGLTINLFFAGFETTEGLIGNMVMTLVNHPEQLALLRSNPELMDAAVEETLRYESSILKQSRVASEDIEILGETIKAGDYVHFMIGAANYDPARFSNPEVFDITRADAGNISFGHGIHFCIGAPLSRLEARIAMRQLLERMPKLSILDPQPTFPELLAVRKPLQLWVTNAQVN from the coding sequence GTGGTGTTTCAAGATCCACCAGAACACACTCGTTTACGCCGCTTAATTAGTAAATCCTTTACACCTCGTAGCATCAACGCACTTGAGCCTAAAATTGAAGCTATCGTCTCCAATTTACTTGATGAGGCGATGAAGAAAGAGACCTTTAATTTAGTTGATGAATTCTCATTCCAACTACCAGCCATGGTTATTTGCGAGCTACTTGGAATCCCACTTGAGAAACAATGGGATCTCAAACGCTGGTCAGATGGTGTGGCTGGATTTACCGCCTCTGCTCGAATTACTCATGAACAAGCAGCATATGCCGAAGAGGTAGCACGAGAAGCCGAGGAATATCTCATGGGCTTCTTCGAGCAGGTTCGTAAAACACCCAATGATGGACTCTTAAGCAGAATCATTAATTCACAAGGTGCCGAAGATGGATTAACGGATAAAGAAATAGTTGGTCTAACAATCAACCTATTCTTTGCTGGTTTTGAAACAACTGAAGGATTAATTGGCAATATGGTGATGACGCTAGTCAATCACCCTGAGCAATTGGCTTTATTGCGCAGTAATCCTGAATTAATGGATGCAGCGGTGGAAGAGACTTTGCGCTATGAATCCTCGATTTTAAAACAATCTCGAGTTGCGAGTGAAGATATCGAAATTCTTGGCGAAACTATTAAAGCTGGTGATTATGTTCATTTTATGATTGGCGCTGCAAACTATGATCCGGCACGCTTTTCCAACCCTGAAGTATTTGATATCACTCGAGCAGATGCCGGTAACATCAGTTTCGGCCATGGTATCCATTTCTGTATTGGGGCCCCCCTTTCCCGTCTTGAAGCCCGAATCGCCATGCGTCAATTGCTGGAGCGGATGCCTAAGCTTTCAATCCTTGACCCACAACCAACATTTCCGGAACTACTTGCTGTCCGTAAACCACTTCAACTATGGGTGACTAACGCGCAAGTGAATTGA
- a CDS encoding amidohydrolase family protein — MSTPIPIIDTHIHLWDFKHPELKWVWLSPDFIHPIIGNIDAIKSEAFVLNDLWSEARFAGIEAFVHVQAAIGSPNPVTETRWLTEMAKTGPVPMRIVADCPLGAPEAAQQLDEHAESPLYAGIRDFNAEPMLASGEINPAYEASLKKLTKQNVVFDLDCGWPNMGAAVELAKRHPDLKIVLEHIGFPRARDDEYFANWSKAVRELAKAPNVTMKISGMPMTDPRFSKESLRKWAEVCLEAFGPNRCVLGSNWPVDRLYSSYDIIMGFTRDYISTFSASEQEAICRTNAKRLYNF, encoded by the coding sequence ATGAGCACACCTATTCCAATTATTGATACTCATATTCACCTTTGGGATTTTAAACATCCAGAGCTCAAGTGGGTTTGGCTTAGTCCGGACTTTATTCATCCGATTATTGGAAATATCGATGCCATTAAGTCCGAAGCATTCGTACTTAATGATCTTTGGTCAGAGGCTCGCTTTGCAGGTATCGAAGCATTCGTTCACGTACAAGCAGCAATTGGTTCGCCAAACCCAGTCACTGAAACTCGATGGTTGACGGAAATGGCAAAAACTGGTCCAGTGCCGATGCGAATCGTCGCCGACTGCCCACTTGGAGCACCAGAGGCGGCCCAGCAACTAGATGAACATGCCGAATCTCCGCTCTATGCCGGTATCCGAGATTTCAATGCAGAGCCCATGTTGGCAAGTGGTGAAATCAATCCCGCATATGAGGCATCACTGAAGAAACTCACCAAGCAAAATGTTGTCTTTGATCTTGACTGCGGCTGGCCGAATATGGGCGCAGCCGTAGAGCTGGCCAAGCGTCACCCAGATTTGAAGATTGTTCTGGAGCACATTGGATTCCCACGTGCGCGTGATGATGAGTACTTTGCCAACTGGTCAAAGGCAGTACGCGAATTAGCAAAAGCTCCCAATGTGACCATGAAGATTTCTGGTATGCCAATGACGGACCCACGTTTTAGCAAGGAATCACTGCGTAAATGGGCTGAAGTGTGCTTGGAAGCATTTGGTCCAAATCGTTGTGTGCTTGGCTCTAACTGGCCAGTGGATCGTCTCTACAGCTCATACGACATCATTATGGGCTTTACGCGCGATTACATCTCAACATTTAGCGCTTCAGAGCAAGAAGCAATCTGCCGTACTAATGCAAAGCGCCTATATAACTTCTAA
- a CDS encoding Gfo/Idh/MocA family protein, whose product MTSLPKPHLFRPEDSRPLRWGIFGAGWIAEQMIKTAQKNSRQNFVAVASRTPGKAETFAKTFGIADFYASYEELAARPDIDVIYIGTLPSNRLEVALIAINAGKHVLIEKPITMDVSEAAQIYAAAKAKKVLAVEAMWTRFLPHMDIARQLVADGAIGDVELVVSSFCQANLGVARLYTLGGGNPIIDMGIYPIALSQEFLGEPSEIHGFGKLHHNEIDEETHAFMRFESGARSNFVLSARTSMPITAAISGPKGSISFGPPWFSSTSVTLHGNGLNEPLATWSDESGLVEHLGLIHQVNAFAQYVEAGLLEAPLYTHRESLANIKTALTIGSQIGTRFK is encoded by the coding sequence ATGACATCACTTCCCAAGCCGCATCTCTTTAGACCAGAAGATTCACGGCCGCTGCGATGGGGAATCTTCGGCGCTGGCTGGATCGCTGAGCAGATGATTAAGACTGCGCAGAAGAATTCAAGGCAGAATTTTGTTGCAGTTGCCTCTAGAACACCAGGTAAGGCAGAGACTTTTGCAAAGACATTTGGCATCGCTGATTTTTATGCCTCATACGAAGAGCTAGCCGCCCGCCCAGATATTGATGTAATTTATATTGGCACTCTTCCCTCTAACCGACTTGAAGTTGCGCTCATTGCAATTAATGCAGGTAAACACGTATTAATTGAAAAACCAATTACGATGGACGTTAGTGAAGCAGCGCAGATTTATGCTGCTGCTAAAGCGAAGAAGGTCTTGGCAGTGGAGGCGATGTGGACTCGCTTCCTGCCGCATATGGATATCGCACGACAGCTGGTGGCAGATGGCGCCATTGGCGATGTTGAATTAGTTGTTTCTAGTTTCTGCCAAGCAAACTTGGGAGTTGCCCGGCTTTACACACTCGGTGGCGGTAACCCAATCATTGATATGGGCATCTACCCCATTGCTCTATCGCAAGAATTTCTAGGTGAGCCCAGTGAGATTCATGGTTTTGGAAAGCTGCACCACAATGAAATAGATGAAGAGACTCATGCCTTTATGAGATTTGAAAGTGGGGCCCGCTCTAACTTTGTGCTCTCAGCTCGAACCTCGATGCCCATTACCGCCGCTATCTCTGGCCCCAAGGGCAGCATCTCTTTTGGGCCGCCATGGTTTTCATCAACATCGGTAACGCTGCATGGCAATGGGCTCAATGAGCCGCTTGCGACCTGGAGTGATGAATCGGGCTTGGTCGAACACCTTGGGCTGATCCATCAGGTCAATGCATTTGCTCAATATGTGGAAGCAGGACTTCTAGAGGCCCCGCTCTATACGCACCGAGAGTCACTTGCCAATATCAAGACTGCCCTCACCATTGGCTCGCAGATAGGTACCCGATTTAAATAA
- a CDS encoding DNA alkylation repair protein, producing MSGFNVQAVKALTRELPPLGDKSVAFGAYAYMKGAAPFLGVRAPERRKLFKEIFKSLPIPTSDELGLTAKALWKLPEREYHYAGCDLIDYFIDCADRKFLADHVEYLVSHKSWWDTVDTLGSVAISPLTVKYPSVKLMRSWSKSPNMWLNRAAIQHQRGRKSETDIALLFELMHQHANESEFFIAKAIGWALRDLSRIDNRAVKKFLADHPELDRVAVREAQKLGFK from the coding sequence ATGTCCGGATTTAATGTGCAGGCCGTGAAGGCGCTCACACGAGAATTGCCCCCACTGGGTGATAAATCAGTGGCCTTTGGTGCTTATGCATATATGAAGGGCGCTGCGCCCTTTCTCGGAGTCAGAGCACCTGAGCGGCGCAAACTCTTTAAGGAAATATTTAAGTCGTTACCCATTCCCACATCAGATGAATTAGGTCTGACAGCGAAAGCCTTGTGGAAATTGCCGGAGCGCGAGTACCACTATGCCGGTTGCGATCTCATTGATTACTTCATTGATTGCGCTGATAGAAAATTCTTAGCAGATCATGTTGAGTACCTAGTCAGCCACAAGTCGTGGTGGGACACAGTTGACACCCTGGGATCCGTTGCCATCTCTCCACTGACTGTGAAATACCCATCGGTGAAACTGATGCGTAGTTGGAGTAAGAGTCCAAATATGTGGCTTAATCGAGCGGCAATCCAACACCAACGTGGGCGCAAATCTGAGACTGATATTGCACTTCTCTTTGAACTCATGCATCAGCACGCCAACGAATCAGAATTCTTTATTGCCAAAGCTATTGGTTGGGCGTTAAGAGATCTATCGCGGATTGATAATCGAGCAGTGAAGAAGTTCTTAGCAGATCATCCAGAGTTAGACCGAGTGGCGGTTCGCGAAGCGCAGAAGTTGGGCTTTAAGTAA
- a CDS encoding TerC family protein has translation MDVSLTVWSITIGAIIVLIAVDLFTVSAKPHEVKFKEAASWSLFYIGIAVAFGVWVLQEYGSTAGTEYFAAYLVEKSLSVDNLFVFVIILAQFAVPSIYHQRILLIGVILALVLRGIFIAVGAAALAAFSFTFVIFGAILIWTGVGLFKHWDEDPEPNDNAIVKKIRARIKMVNEYHGSKMFIRIDGKRIATPMFLVMIAIGSTDLLFALDSIPATFGVTSETFLVFAANAFALLGLRALYFLVKGLLDRLIYLSLGLSIILMFIGVKLIMTYLHEQFDSIPKISTPIGLAVIGGILIVSTVASLIKSKSDPAARAHAGRVTSGHDPEE, from the coding sequence ATGGATGTTTCACTAACTGTTTGGTCAATAACAATCGGAGCAATTATTGTTCTGATTGCCGTCGATCTATTTACCGTGAGTGCTAAACCTCACGAAGTTAAATTCAAAGAAGCAGCCAGCTGGTCACTGTTCTATATTGGTATTGCAGTGGCATTTGGGGTGTGGGTCTTGCAAGAATATGGAAGCACCGCAGGTACTGAGTACTTCGCCGCCTACCTAGTCGAGAAATCACTTTCCGTAGATAACCTCTTCGTATTCGTCATTATTTTGGCTCAGTTTGCTGTTCCAAGCATCTATCACCAGCGAATTCTTCTTATTGGAGTGATTTTGGCGCTGGTCTTACGAGGCATCTTCATTGCAGTCGGTGCCGCCGCCCTTGCTGCGTTCTCATTCACCTTCGTAATTTTTGGTGCCATCCTTATCTGGACCGGTGTTGGGCTCTTTAAGCACTGGGATGAAGATCCTGAGCCAAATGACAATGCGATTGTGAAGAAGATTAGAGCTCGCATCAAGATGGTCAATGAATATCATGGTTCAAAAATGTTTATCCGCATTGATGGCAAGCGAATTGCAACCCCAATGTTCTTAGTCATGATTGCCATTGGCTCGACCGATTTACTCTTCGCCCTCGACTCAATCCCAGCAACCTTCGGGGTTACTTCAGAGACATTTTTGGTATTTGCCGCCAACGCCTTCGCACTCCTTGGATTAAGAGCGCTCTACTTCTTAGTCAAAGGCTTGTTGGATCGCCTTATCTATCTCTCACTTGGACTATCAATTATTCTGATGTTTATCGGCGTAAAACTGATCATGACCTACCTGCACGAGCAGTTTGATTCAATCCCTAAGATTTCCACTCCGATTGGGTTAGCCGTTATCGGGGGAATTCTTATAGTTTCAACTGTGGCCAGCCTCATCAAATCCAAATCCGATCCTGCTGCACGTGCCCATGCCGGGCGAGTAACATCGGGGCATGACCCAGAAGAGTAA
- a CDS encoding PGPGW domain-containing protein, with translation MTQKSKFLATWKTLPAGMRKIIVSVIGFTLIVLGLLLIVLPGPFTIPFLVLGLAILALEFAWADRMLDQVKAQGKKVDPRKLLKRKPKNPEPN, from the coding sequence ATGACCCAGAAGAGTAAATTTCTCGCCACCTGGAAAACACTTCCTGCCGGGATGCGAAAAATAATTGTCTCAGTCATTGGCTTTACCTTAATAGTTTTAGGCTTACTGCTGATTGTGCTTCCTGGGCCTTTTACTATCCCGTTCTTAGTCCTGGGACTTGCCATACTGGCGCTGGAATTTGCCTGGGCTGATCGAATGCTGGATCAAGTCAAAGCGCAGGGGAAGAAAGTTGATCCAAGAAAGTTGCTCAAGCGAAAACCGAAAAATCCAGAGCCTAATTAA
- a CDS encoding GNAT family N-acetyltransferase, with amino-acid sequence MSLEIRAALAADKQRWFILWQGYLDFYKTELSTEQSELTWQRILDSEFNMKCALAIHDGLIVGFTTYSLQNSTWSENGHCYLEDLFVDPAARGKGVGRALIEYVKSYAIENNCSRLYWNTDEDNATARKLYDTYALESGKRQYRIALN; translated from the coding sequence ATGTCTCTTGAAATCAGAGCTGCGCTAGCTGCAGATAAGCAACGTTGGTTCATTCTCTGGCAGGGCTATCTCGACTTTTACAAGACTGAGCTTTCGACTGAACAGAGCGAACTCACCTGGCAGCGAATTCTGGATTCAGAATTTAATATGAAGTGCGCTCTTGCAATTCATGATGGCCTCATCGTTGGCTTTACGACATATAGCCTGCAGAACTCAACCTGGTCTGAAAACGGGCATTGCTATCTGGAAGATCTCTTTGTGGATCCAGCTGCGCGCGGAAAAGGTGTAGGGCGCGCTCTGATTGAGTATGTGAAGAGCTATGCGATAGAAAATAACTGCTCGCGTCTTTATTGGAATACTGATGAAGATAATGCAACAGCTAGAAAGCTCTATGACACCTACGCCTTAGAATCTGGAAAACGTCAGTACCGGATTGCCCTTAATTAG
- a CDS encoding SDR family oxidoreductase — protein sequence MSAREYAVITGASSGIGAATARLLASNGYHVIAAARRADRLAALAAEDQNIEAFTLDVTKQDSVDSLTKHLQGKPVSILINCAGGAFDAAAINDSDPEIWKKTFDINVVGSVRMVKAMTPLMQAFGHGHIVMISSTAGHRVYENGGSYVAAKFAETSLVETLRLELNGQPIRVTEIAPGMVKTDEFAVQRFGGDTEKAAKVYEGVTRPLVAEDVAEAIRWSVMLPSHFNVDSLVIRPLAQAQSHKVYRQPL from the coding sequence ATGAGCGCGCGCGAATATGCAGTTATTACTGGAGCAAGTAGTGGAATCGGCGCGGCAACAGCGCGACTATTGGCAAGCAATGGTTATCACGTGATTGCCGCAGCAAGACGGGCAGATCGATTAGCTGCCCTTGCGGCAGAAGATCAGAACATTGAAGCCTTCACACTCGATGTCACCAAGCAAGATTCCGTTGATTCACTCACCAAGCACTTGCAAGGAAAACCAGTCTCCATTCTTATCAACTGCGCTGGTGGGGCATTTGATGCAGCTGCTATTAATGACTCAGATCCTGAAATTTGGAAGAAGACATTTGATATCAATGTTGTGGGTTCGGTGCGGATGGTCAAAGCAATGACCCCGCTGATGCAGGCATTTGGCCATGGGCATATCGTGATGATTTCATCAACTGCCGGACACCGCGTCTATGAAAATGGTGGAAGTTATGTGGCGGCAAAGTTTGCCGAAACTTCTCTCGTTGAAACACTTCGCCTAGAACTTAATGGGCAACCGATTCGGGTGACAGAGATTGCTCCTGGAATGGTCAAGACCGATGAGTTTGCCGTGCAACGCTTTGGTGGTGATACCGAAAAAGCGGCAAAGGTCTATGAAGGTGTCACAAGACCGTTGGTGGCAGAAGATGTGGCTGAGGCAATTAGATGGTCAGTGATGCTGCCATCTCACTTCAATGTGGATTCTTTAGTGATTCGCCCACTTGCGCAAGCACAGAGTCATAAGGTGTATCGACAACCGCTTTAA
- a CDS encoding aminotransferase class I/II-fold pyridoxal phosphate-dependent enzyme: protein MSRLRDSAPLLDAYLAYFERTRTPFTIPGHKQKASALDADLGAVVDADTPLYGGLDEIKLTNQTLKMAESLAATLWGADYARFSTGGSTHANQAIIFALGKPGDKVAVSRTAHRSVLSALVLAGLEPIWMSPEIDGATGVPTGITAGELAKALSEKPIAVLLTEPGYLGTISDLPALIELSHAQRVPVILDAAWGGHFGFHPHLPQHAFQLGADALITSTHKALPGYSASALLLARTTLLSAERLEQSFETTHTTSPAGAPLASIDGVRALLQTRGEELIGALLENVHHFKELVQAEFALPIFLYPHDFPAGRFDASKIVLRVQQLGASGVEIEQDLQAEGIRVEMADRDTIVFLGTIADTKADFDHLADVLIPILKRRQEQRRESAAALSWSVVPQRAISMRDAYFAETELVSARDAIGCISADLIAPYPPGVAVVAPGEILTAQIVEGLGASRAAGVRIAYATDPTLAKYRVVKRS, encoded by the coding sequence ATGAGCAGACTCAGAGATAGCGCACCGCTACTTGATGCCTACCTCGCCTACTTCGAGCGCACCAGAACTCCTTTCACCATTCCTGGACATAAGCAGAAGGCGAGCGCGCTAGATGCCGACTTAGGTGCTGTGGTGGATGCAGATACACCTTTATATGGCGGCCTTGATGAAATTAAGTTAACGAATCAGACTCTAAAGATGGCTGAATCACTGGCGGCCACCTTGTGGGGCGCAGATTACGCACGCTTTTCAACAGGTGGTTCCACTCATGCAAACCAGGCAATTATCTTTGCACTAGGAAAGCCCGGCGATAAGGTCGCTGTATCTAGAACCGCCCATCGTTCGGTCTTAAGCGCACTTGTTCTTGCTGGCCTTGAGCCAATCTGGATGTCACCCGAGATTGATGGCGCAACAGGTGTTCCCACCGGAATTACAGCTGGCGAACTTGCAAAAGCTTTGAGTGAGAAACCAATTGCAGTGCTGCTTACCGAGCCAGGTTATTTGGGAACAATCTCAGATCTGCCGGCGCTGATTGAACTTTCACATGCACAACGTGTTCCAGTGATTTTAGATGCAGCATGGGGCGGACACTTTGGTTTTCACCCACACCTGCCACAGCATGCATTTCAGTTAGGTGCTGATGCGCTGATCACTAGTACACATAAAGCTCTGCCTGGTTATAGCGCCTCCGCACTCTTACTTGCCCGCACCACGTTGCTTAGCGCAGAACGTTTGGAACAAAGCTTTGAAACAACCCACACAACTTCACCAGCTGGCGCACCTCTTGCTTCCATCGATGGCGTGCGCGCGCTTCTGCAAACTCGCGGGGAAGAGTTAATCGGCGCCCTGCTTGAAAATGTTCACCACTTCAAAGAGCTGGTGCAAGCAGAATTTGCCCTTCCTATCTTTCTCTATCCACACGATTTTCCAGCTGGCCGCTTTGATGCTTCCAAGATAGTTCTGCGCGTGCAGCAGCTGGGCGCTTCCGGAGTTGAGATTGAGCAAGATCTACAAGCCGAAGGAATTCGGGTGGAGATGGCAGATCGAGACACGATTGTCTTCCTGGGCACTATTGCCGATACCAAAGCAGATTTTGACCACTTAGCCGATGTGTTAATTCCGATTCTTAAGCGCAGACAGGAACAACGGCGAGAGAGTGCGGCGGCGCTGAGTTGGTCTGTTGTGCCACAGCGCGCAATTTCTATGCGTGATGCCTATTTTGCAGAGACCGAGTTAGTCAGCGCCCGTGATGCCATTGGGTGTATTTCAGCAGATCTGATTGCGCCATATCCGCCAGGTGTTGCAGTTGTTGCACCTGGTGAAATTCTTACCGCCCAGATTGTTGAGGGTTTGGGGGCTTCACGTGCTGCAGGCGTTCGCATCGCCTATGCAACTGATCCCACTCTTGCCAAGTATCGAGTCGTAAAGAGAAGTTAA
- the gabT gene encoding 4-aminobutyrate--2-oxoglutarate transaminase, whose amino-acid sequence MTSQDRLPQTRHLVTEIPGPKSTAAMARRKEAVSGGLGTAMPVIVSRAHDAIIEDIDGNRIIDLGAGIGVVTVGNAAPRVVKAVQEAVEKFTHTNFTTAPYLGYIEVCEALNRLTPGKFAKKSILQNSGAEAVENAIKIARHYTKRPAVVVFEHAYHGRTNLTMALTAKNLPYKDGFGPFANEIYRMPMPYSYRWLGNPDTIAEDALDMVIHKIEKEVGAHNVAAILIEPVVGEGGFIVPPVGFMPGLQKFATENKIVFIADEVQSGFARTGKMFAVEHEGMEPDMIISAKGIAGGLPLAAVTARAEIMDSSHVGGLGGTYGGNPIACAAALAVIEMIEEEKLVERAAHIGDILFAALNALKAQYPIIGEVRGRGAMVAIELIHAGTKDPNPEAMAKVIKYCQSKGVLILTAGTYGNVIRFLPPVVITDELLKDALGVLAEGFASL is encoded by the coding sequence ATGACATCACAGGATCGACTCCCGCAAACTCGTCATCTGGTCACAGAAATTCCTGGGCCGAAATCGACGGCGGCGATGGCGCGACGCAAAGAGGCTGTCTCTGGGGGACTAGGAACTGCGATGCCGGTCATTGTTTCGCGTGCACACGATGCGATTATTGAAGATATCGATGGCAACCGAATTATCGATCTCGGCGCAGGTATCGGTGTTGTCACCGTAGGAAACGCCGCACCTCGCGTTGTAAAAGCTGTGCAAGAAGCAGTGGAGAAATTCACTCACACCAACTTCACCACTGCTCCATATCTGGGCTATATCGAAGTCTGCGAAGCCCTCAATCGTTTAACTCCTGGAAAATTTGCCAAGAAGTCAATTCTGCAAAACTCAGGAGCAGAAGCGGTAGAAAATGCAATCAAAATTGCGCGTCACTACACAAAGCGCCCAGCAGTAGTTGTCTTTGAACACGCTTATCACGGCCGCACAAACCTGACTATGGCCCTTACAGCAAAGAACTTGCCATATAAAGATGGTTTCGGTCCTTTTGCCAATGAGATCTACCGAATGCCGATGCCATATTCCTATCGTTGGCTTGGAAATCCTGACACTATCGCCGAAGACGCACTTGATATGGTGATTCATAAAATTGAGAAAGAAGTGGGAGCACATAACGTTGCCGCCATTTTGATTGAGCCAGTTGTTGGCGAGGGTGGATTTATCGTGCCACCAGTTGGATTTATGCCAGGGCTGCAGAAGTTTGCCACCGAGAACAAGATTGTATTTATTGCCGATGAAGTGCAATCAGGTTTTGCCCGCACCGGAAAAATGTTTGCCGTCGAACATGAAGGTATGGAGCCGGACATGATCATTTCGGCTAAGGGAATTGCTGGTGGACTGCCACTAGCTGCAGTGACTGCTCGCGCTGAAATCATGGATTCATCACATGTGGGTGGCCTCGGTGGCACCTATGGTGGAAATCCGATTGCCTGCGCCGCAGCACTTGCCGTGATTGAAATGATTGAAGAAGAGAAGTTAGTCGAACGCGCAGCCCACATCGGTGACATTCTCTTTGCTGCGCTGAATGCACTCAAGGCGCAATACCCAATCATTGGTGAAGTTCGCGGACGTGGCGCCATGGTTGCAATTGAATTGATACATGCCGGAACAAAGGATCCCAACCCAGAGGCGATGGCAAAGGTGATTAAGTATTGCCAGAGCAAGGGCGTGTTGATCCTGACCGCCGGCACTTACGGCAACGTGATTCGCTTCTTGCCGCCAGTTGTCATTACAGATGAGCTATTAAAGGATGCACTCGGGGTATTAGCCGAAGGCTTTGCCTCGCTCTAG